The following coding sequences are from one Dermacentor andersoni chromosome 5, qqDerAnde1_hic_scaffold, whole genome shotgun sequence window:
- the LOC129384908 gene encoding uncharacterized protein: protein MADGEAETKKLRLEDGKYDDRTSTYELSDEEEMGEDAPFTVVTYKKKRAEGIPVVFRPTSEGTTFWQVNPNRVSAEIVFAAKEKVQSFRTTRDGSFSVSVASLASAKRLLMLSSVGGLEVKPFIPESYTRNVGKVKHVPLQYTDDQLLDFLKDAGVISARRQIRYSRQEDGAVKSYPLHTVILTFRDDRPIPGRIYLGFTSHPVEEYLGPALRCCNCQRFGHMVKTCRSTHRCKICSEDHGHKECRSLLQPKCANCAGNHAASFSGCPQKKAAGNSYFCFDKAIYKQVHGTPMGDCLGERCECDDEMHGKSRALFFQPITKNSSTLR from the exons ATGGCTGATGGTGAAGCCGAGACCAAGAAACTTCGCCTAGAAGACGGCAAGTACGATGATAGAACATCGacttatgagctaagtgatgaagaagagatgggtgaagatgcaccatttactgtggtcacgtataagaaaaagcgagccgaaggcattccggttgtctttcgcccaacaagtgaaggtactactttttggcaagtaaatccaaaccgagtgtctgccgaaatagtttttgctgccaaagaaaaagtacagtctttcaggacgaccagagatggaagtttcagtgtcagcgttgcttccttagcatcggcgaaacgccttttgatgctctcaagtgtaggtggcctggaagtcaagccattcatcccagagtcatacacgcgaaacgttgggaaagtaaaacatgtgccttTGCAGTACACAGACGatcaactcctagacttcttgaaagacgcaggagttatatcggcacgcagacagataaggtattcccgccaagaagatggagcagtgaagtcatatccacttcacacggtaatcctgactttcagagacgaccGCCCTATTCctggaagaatttacttgggtttcaccagtcaccctgtcgaggaatacctaggacccgCACTTCGCTGCTGTAATTGCCAGAGATTCGGGCACATGGTGAAAACCTGCCGTAGCACACAtagatgcaaaatctgctcagaagaccaTGGCCACAAGGAGTGCAggtcacttcttcaacctaaatgtgcaaactgtgcggggaaccatgccgcctccttctcaggctgcccacagaaaaaagcagcg GGCAACAGCTACTTCTGTTTCGATAAGGCCATCTACAAGCAAGTCCACGGCACACCAATGGGTGACTGTCTCGGTGAGCGCTGCGAATGTGACGATGAAATGCATGGAAAGTCGCGCGCTCTCTTCTTTCAGCCCATCACCAAGAATTCTTCTACGCTGCGTTAA